Proteins found in one Thermodesulfobacteriota bacterium genomic segment:
- the htpX gene encoding zinc metalloprotease HtpX has protein sequence MNTLKSLLLLAALSGLLIGIGGYVGGANGATIALVIAVVMNFASYWWSDKIVLAMYKGKEVTYEDAPELYGDVQELAQNAGLPMPKVYITPQEQPNAFATGRDYNNAAVAVTQGIMRLLSREELKGVLAHELAHIKNRDILIGSIAATIATAITYLAYFAMFFGGGRDRGGNPIAVIAMVILAPLAATVIRMTISRTREYGADKGGAEICGNPMYLADALRKLGMASQRIPLQVSEQTADSTSHMLIASPLSGKGLASLFSTHPPMEERIKRLEAMVGGVSY, from the coding sequence ATGAATACGTTAAAAAGCTTATTATTACTCGCAGCACTTTCAGGACTACTAATTGGAATCGGCGGCTACGTTGGAGGCGCTAACGGAGCCACTATAGCACTTGTAATAGCTGTAGTTATGAACTTTGCCAGCTACTGGTGGAGCGACAAAATTGTTCTAGCTATGTACAAAGGTAAAGAAGTCACTTATGAAGACGCGCCCGAGCTATATGGAGATGTTCAAGAGCTTGCTCAGAACGCAGGTCTTCCTATGCCTAAGGTGTATATCACCCCACAGGAGCAGCCAAACGCTTTTGCAACCGGCAGGGACTATAACAACGCTGCTGTCGCAGTGACTCAGGGTATTATGAGACTCTTAAGCCGTGAAGAGCTAAAGGGAGTCTTGGCACATGAGCTCGCTCATATTAAAAATAGAGATATCCTAATCGGCTCTATTGCGGCCACAATCGCAACTGCTATCACATATCTGGCTTACTTTGCCATGTTCTTTGGCGGAGGCAGGGACAGAGGTGGAAACCCTATAGCTGTAATCGCAATGGTCATTCTTGCCCCACTTGCAGCAACAGTGATTAGGATGACTATATCAAGGACAAGAGAGTACGGCGCTGATAAGGGCGGAGCTGAGATATGCGGAAACCCGATGTATCTTGCCGATGCTCTTAGAAAACTTGGCATGGCCTCACAGCGTATTCCGCTTCAGGTAAGTGAGCAGACTGCGGACAGCACCTCACATATGCTTATCGCAAGCCCTCTTTCAGGAAAGGGTTTAGCTTCTCTATTTAGCACCCATCCTCCAATGGAAGAGCGCATTAAAAGGCTCGAAGCCATGGTCGGCGGTGTTAGTTATTAG
- a CDS encoding ABC-F family ATP-binding cassette domain-containing protein: MIQLKDISLSFGSRDIFRNLSWHIKDGKRIGLFGPNGVGKTTLLNMLAGLYSPDSGALQIPPTYVIGYLPQEVEENETDKTVLDESLSVFSDVLDLEKESEQISKELEAFTDHSCDEYKKTLLRLDAIHNELKTKDSHNLQYQTEKLLVGLGFETDDLKRPLNTFSGGWRMRVALAKLLLQNPNILLLDEPTNHLDIESIDWLEEYLKQFPGTVILVSHDQYFLDRMTTTIAELSMGQITEYTGNYSSYLLERQSRRDIQRSAYLNQQRKIKETERFIERFRYKNTKATQVQSRVKMLEKLERIEEPESDGASIKFKFPDPVQSGKKVLELSEFSKSYENKDGSELKVFVGASGLSISRGDKIALIGKNGAGKSTLARMLLGTEPFEGDRTLGHNAELTYFAQHQAESLNPKNTIIEELKSAGHTQNETEVRTLLGAFLFRADDVFKPISVLSGGEKSRIALAKTLLSPKNFMILDEPTNHLDIQSRSVLIDSLKDYNGTFVVVSHDRYFLDQIANKVWYAEDQGIVTYPGTYSEFHYHQTMRDQKELSNQQPTAQILEHEQQAPADKRQQAERRNKLYKELTEKGIENMENWQELSLKQLQSALSDLETKIHSFEDRKTELEEFLADPSNFQDKTRADEAAQEYTQVNDSLKRSYDRWELITAHLESVS, translated from the coding sequence ATGATTCAGCTTAAAGATATTTCCCTTTCATTTGGTTCTCGTGATATTTTCAGAAATCTGTCCTGGCATATAAAGGATGGTAAGCGAATAGGTCTGTTTGGACCAAACGGGGTAGGAAAGACTACACTTTTGAATATGTTGGCCGGTCTTTACTCGCCCGATTCTGGCGCACTTCAAATTCCTCCGACCTATGTAATAGGTTATCTGCCCCAAGAAGTAGAAGAAAACGAAACTGATAAAACTGTATTAGATGAATCTCTAAGTGTGTTCAGCGACGTGCTTGATTTAGAAAAAGAATCAGAGCAGATATCAAAGGAGCTTGAAGCATTTACTGATCATTCTTGTGATGAATATAAAAAGACCCTCTTAAGACTTGATGCAATTCACAACGAGCTAAAAACTAAAGACTCCCATAACCTGCAGTATCAAACAGAAAAACTCTTAGTCGGCCTTGGGTTTGAAACCGATGATCTGAAAAGGCCTTTAAATACTTTTTCAGGGGGCTGGAGAATGAGGGTCGCACTGGCAAAGCTTCTTCTTCAAAACCCGAATATCTTGCTGCTGGATGAGCCCACAAATCATCTAGACATAGAAAGCATTGATTGGCTCGAGGAGTATTTAAAACAGTTTCCCGGCACTGTGATATTGGTTTCTCACGATCAATACTTTCTAGACCGCATGACAACTACAATTGCGGAGCTTAGTATGGGTCAGATCACCGAGTATACAGGCAACTACTCTTCATACCTTCTTGAGCGTCAGTCGCGCCGTGATATACAGCGATCAGCCTATTTAAACCAGCAGAGAAAAATCAAAGAGACAGAGCGTTTTATTGAGCGCTTTCGCTACAAAAACACTAAGGCAACCCAGGTTCAGAGCAGAGTGAAAATGCTCGAAAAGCTAGAGCGCATAGAAGAGCCTGAGTCAGACGGCGCTTCAATTAAATTTAAATTCCCTGATCCGGTGCAGTCCGGCAAAAAAGTACTAGAGCTAAGTGAGTTCTCTAAGTCCTATGAAAATAAAGACGGCTCAGAGCTTAAGGTTTTTGTTGGGGCTTCGGGGCTATCAATCTCAAGGGGAGACAAAATTGCTCTTATTGGAAAAAACGGCGCAGGAAAAAGCACATTAGCTAGAATGCTTTTGGGCACTGAGCCTTTTGAAGGTGATAGGACGCTTGGGCATAACGCAGAACTAACATATTTCGCCCAGCATCAGGCGGAGTCTCTTAACCCTAAAAATACCATCATAGAAGAGCTTAAATCTGCGGGCCATACTCAGAACGAAACTGAAGTCAGAACATTATTAGGAGCGTTTTTGTTTAGGGCCGATGATGTTTTTAAACCTATCAGTGTGCTGTCAGGCGGGGAGAAAAGTAGAATTGCACTTGCGAAAACTCTTTTATCACCAAAGAATTTTATGATACTTGATGAGCCCACAAACCATCTGGATATACAATCACGCTCTGTGCTCATTGACTCGCTAAAAGATTACAATGGAACATTTGTCGTAGTTAGCCACGACCGCTATTTCCTTGATCAAATTGCAAACAAAGTCTGGTATGCAGAGGACCAGGGAATCGTAACATATCCCGGCACTTACTCTGAGTTTCACTACCATCAAACCATGCGAGATCAAAAAGAGTTGTCGAATCAACAACCTACCGCACAAATACTAGAGCATGAGCAGCAGGCTCCTGCAGATAAAAGACAACAGGCTGAGAGAAGAAACAAGCTTTACAAAGAGCTCACGGAAAAAGGCATAGAAAATATGGAGAACTGGCAAGAGCTTAGTCTAAAACAGCTACAGAGTGCTCTCAGTGATCTAGAAACAAAAATCCACAGCTTTGAGGATAGAAAGACTGAGCTTGAAGAGTTTTTGGCCGATCCGTCTAATTTCCAGGACAAGACCCGCGCCGATGAAGCAGCCCAGGAGTACACTCAAGTAAACGATTCACTTAAGAGATCCTATGATAGATGGGAGCTTATTACAGCCCACTTAGAAAGTGTCTCATAA